One segment of Clavelina lepadiformis chromosome 2, kaClaLepa1.1, whole genome shotgun sequence DNA contains the following:
- the LOC143447271 gene encoding alpha-(1,6)-fucosyltransferase-like isoform X2, which yields MMVSGKSLLLGRWISFWGRMMMIAIVFILLFEFEFIYERFLPPRRETGNLTRDTSTDKVKRSAPPVNFFKLVDQKVAENFYAVDTELTAVRRIVDEESRIRISVHERSSLLSRLNFIANKIQVLREQTSASSSSKLKLLGTTIQAEIEKLQNPNNCSFAKKLICQSRISCGFGCVLHHLSVCLLLGLATNRTVVTDVRTQYNAELFDFIQLPSKTCKTINVSDALQWNGVAADPNLMQARTLLLRVPLYFDDNLLFQPHWLFQDIYAQIRPLPWLEREMQETKSKLGLIHPIVGVHIRRSDHKQIRFANNEQYMKPVKRWFEQYQQNRQLNGFRKLDQKLVYIATDDQRVISDLQKQYKQYTFITNYESTETAAMKEARNSNEGLLGIISDITLLSNCTYIVGSFSSNVFRIAAELMQTRYEDASNLAFSIDYPYCLSFKQGRNGQDFKAVQDHKPELFLNKELRLRSGDLIKRQFSEEIGEKSVKAGYWYGTNLNTSETGLYPSYKVKQIHLVKPIHLLSKT from the exons ATGATGGTGAGCGGTAAATCCCTTTTGCTTGGAAGATGGATAAGCTTCTGGGGTCGTATGATGATGATAGCAatagtttttatattattatttgaaTTTGAATTTATATATGAAAG GTTTTTGCCACCACGTAGAGAAACTGGAAACTTAACCAGAGATACCTCTACAGACAAGGTTAAGCGTTCGG CACCCCcggtaaatttttttaaattggtcGATCAGAAGGttgcagaaaatttttatgcagTTGACACAGAACTAACTGCTGTTCGACGAATTGTCGATGAAGAATCTCGCATCAGAATATCAGTACATGAACGAAGCTCCTTGTTATCACGTTTGAA CTTTATAGCAAACAAAATCCAAGTTTTACGAGAACAAACCAGTGCCTCCTCATcatcaaaattgaaattgctTGGTACCACCATTCAAGcagaaatagaaaaattgCAG aATCCTAACAACTGttcatttgcaaaaaaattaatttgccaGTCACGTATTTCTTGTGGTTTTGGTTGCGTTTTGCACCATCTTTCAGTCTGTTTACTTCTTGGTCTTGCCACCAACAGAACGGTTGTCACGGATGTGAGAACACAGTATAATGCtgaattgtttgattttatacAACTTCCaagtaaaacttgtaaaacaaTTAACGTTTCTGACGCACTACAGTGGAATGGTGTAGCAGCGG aTCCAAACTTAATGCAGGCGCGAACTTTACTTTTGCGCGTCCCTTTGTACTTTGACGACAATCTGCTCTTTCAACCTCATTGGCTTTTCCAAGACATTTATGCCCAAATAAG GCCTTTGCCGTGGCTAGAAAGGGAAATGCAGGAAACTAAAAGCAAACTTGGTCTCATACATCCGATTGTTGG AGTTCACATTCGGCGTTCTGATCACAAACAAATACGATTTGCAAACAACGAGCAGTACATGAAACCAGTTAAAAGGTGGTTTGAGCAGTATCAACAGAATCGGCAATTAAACGGATTCAGAAAACTTGATCAAAAACTTGTTTACATAGCAACCGATGACCAACGCGTGATTTCTGATTTACAAAAACA GTACAAGCAATATACATTCATTACTAATTATGAAAGTACCGAAACCGCTGCGATGAAAGAAGCACGTAATTCAAACGAAGGCTTACTGGGAATAATATCGGACAtaacgttgctttcaaattgcACCTATATTGTTGGCAGCTTTTCAAGTAAC GTATTTCGTATTGCTGCTGAACTAATGCAAACAAGATACGAAGACGCTTCCAACCTAGCTTTTTCGATTGACTACCCTTATTGTCTGTCGTTCAAACAGGGCAGAAATGGGCAAGATTTTAAAGCTGTTCAAGATCATAAACCTGAACTGTTTTTGAACAAAGAGCTTCGACTTCGTTCTGGTGACTTAATTAAAAGACAATTTTCTGAAGAAATTGGTGAAAAGTCAGTAAAGGCAGGTTACTGGTATGGTACCAATTTAAACACCAGTGAAACTGGTCTATACCCATCGTACAAAGTGAAACAGATACATTTGGTCAAACCAATACATTTACTGAGTAAAACTTGA
- the LOC143447271 gene encoding alpha-(1,6)-fucosyltransferase-like isoform X1 translates to MMVSGKSLLLGRWISFWGRMMMIAIVFILLFEFEFIYERFLPPRRETGNLTRDTSTDKVKRSAPPVNFFKLVDQKVAENFYAVDTELTAVRRIVDEESRIRISVHERSSLLSRLNFIANKIQVLREQTSASSSSKLKLLGTTIQAEIEKLQNPNNCSFAKKLICQSRISCGFGCVLHHLSVCLLLGLATNRTVVTDVRTQYNAELFDFIQLPSKTCKTINVSDALQWNGVAADPNLMQARTLLLRVPLYFDDNLLFQPHWLFQDIYAQIRLVHGQPDLWFHGQLISYLIRPLPWLEREMQETKSKLGLIHPIVGVHIRRSDHKQIRFANNEQYMKPVKRWFEQYQQNRQLNGFRKLDQKLVYIATDDQRVISDLQKQYKQYTFITNYESTETAAMKEARNSNEGLLGIISDITLLSNCTYIVGSFSSNVFRIAAELMQTRYEDASNLAFSIDYPYCLSFKQGRNGQDFKAVQDHKPELFLNKELRLRSGDLIKRQFSEEIGEKSVKAGYWYGTNLNTSETGLYPSYKVKQIHLVKPIHLLSKT, encoded by the exons ATGATGGTGAGCGGTAAATCCCTTTTGCTTGGAAGATGGATAAGCTTCTGGGGTCGTATGATGATGATAGCAatagtttttatattattatttgaaTTTGAATTTATATATGAAAG GTTTTTGCCACCACGTAGAGAAACTGGAAACTTAACCAGAGATACCTCTACAGACAAGGTTAAGCGTTCGG CACCCCcggtaaatttttttaaattggtcGATCAGAAGGttgcagaaaatttttatgcagTTGACACAGAACTAACTGCTGTTCGACGAATTGTCGATGAAGAATCTCGCATCAGAATATCAGTACATGAACGAAGCTCCTTGTTATCACGTTTGAA CTTTATAGCAAACAAAATCCAAGTTTTACGAGAACAAACCAGTGCCTCCTCATcatcaaaattgaaattgctTGGTACCACCATTCAAGcagaaatagaaaaattgCAG aATCCTAACAACTGttcatttgcaaaaaaattaatttgccaGTCACGTATTTCTTGTGGTTTTGGTTGCGTTTTGCACCATCTTTCAGTCTGTTTACTTCTTGGTCTTGCCACCAACAGAACGGTTGTCACGGATGTGAGAACACAGTATAATGCtgaattgtttgattttatacAACTTCCaagtaaaacttgtaaaacaaTTAACGTTTCTGACGCACTACAGTGGAATGGTGTAGCAGCGG aTCCAAACTTAATGCAGGCGCGAACTTTACTTTTGCGCGTCCCTTTGTACTTTGACGACAATCTGCTCTTTCAACCTCATTGGCTTTTCCAAGACATTTATGCCCAAATAAGGTTGGTTCATGGACAACCCGACTTGTGGTTTCATGGACAACTAATAAGTTATTTAATCAGGCCTTTGCCGTGGCTAGAAAGGGAAATGCAGGAAACTAAAAGCAAACTTGGTCTCATACATCCGATTGTTGG AGTTCACATTCGGCGTTCTGATCACAAACAAATACGATTTGCAAACAACGAGCAGTACATGAAACCAGTTAAAAGGTGGTTTGAGCAGTATCAACAGAATCGGCAATTAAACGGATTCAGAAAACTTGATCAAAAACTTGTTTACATAGCAACCGATGACCAACGCGTGATTTCTGATTTACAAAAACA GTACAAGCAATATACATTCATTACTAATTATGAAAGTACCGAAACCGCTGCGATGAAAGAAGCACGTAATTCAAACGAAGGCTTACTGGGAATAATATCGGACAtaacgttgctttcaaattgcACCTATATTGTTGGCAGCTTTTCAAGTAAC GTATTTCGTATTGCTGCTGAACTAATGCAAACAAGATACGAAGACGCTTCCAACCTAGCTTTTTCGATTGACTACCCTTATTGTCTGTCGTTCAAACAGGGCAGAAATGGGCAAGATTTTAAAGCTGTTCAAGATCATAAACCTGAACTGTTTTTGAACAAAGAGCTTCGACTTCGTTCTGGTGACTTAATTAAAAGACAATTTTCTGAAGAAATTGGTGAAAAGTCAGTAAAGGCAGGTTACTGGTATGGTACCAATTTAAACACCAGTGAAACTGGTCTATACCCATCGTACAAAGTGAAACAGATACATTTGGTCAAACCAATACATTTACTGAGTAAAACTTGA
- the LOC143447272 gene encoding diisopropyl-fluorophosphatase-like — protein sequence MKLLEINLTKIVDGLPGSEGPVFDTKGQFYAVAPMDEASENRKKDEFIDGIGGKLFKIDLESGQKEMVCMPHFDGYGGRPAGCQSDKNNTIWIADMRLGLLKWNEKGCVQMSKVDTDGNPLRGGNDLVFDDDGNLWFTGPGSDIAPAPEERDTIFKEPVGCIYCLPQGESIPIKVDGNFIFCNGIAVRNKLLLVAETVKHRIIAYDITGPGKVANRRTWAQVPPPVSQGGPDGMDFDIKGQLLVANHGSSHIEVYSQGGGAEPVARIKCPFATPSNVHFKPGTKTCYVTEHEFNGVWSFEWECEGMPMYCDK from the exons ATGAAACtgcttgaaataaatttaacgaAAATTGTTGACGGTCTCCCTGGATCAGAGGGTCCAGTATTTGACACTAAAGGTCAGTTTTATGCTGTGGCGCCTATGGACGAAGCATCGGAAAATCG CAAAAAAGACGAATTTATCGACGGAATTGGTGgaaagctttttaaaattgatttagaaTCTGGACAAAAAGAAATGGTTTGCATGCCACATTTTGACGGCTATGGCGGAAGGCCAGCTGGGTGCCAAAGTGACAAAAACAATACGATATGGATAGCGGATATGCGACTCGGCTTGCTAAAATGGAATGAAAAAGGTTGTGTACAG ATGAGCAAAGTAGACACAGACGGTAACCCGCTTCGCGGAGGAAACGACCTTGTATTCGATGATGATGGTAATTTATGGTTTACTGGACCTGGCAGCGACATTGCACCGGCCCCTGAAGAAAGAGATACGATATTTAAG GAGCCAGTAGGTTGCATATACTGTCTACCGCAAGGCGAAAGCATTCCGATAAAAGTAGACGGAAATTTCATCTTCTGTAACGGAATTGCAGTTCGTAACAAACTTCTGCTGGTAGCCGAAACAGTAAAGCACAGAATAATTGCATACGACATTACTGGCCCAGGAAAAGTTGCAAATCGCAGAACATGGGCGCAAGTTCCGCCAC CCGTTTCACAGGGAGGTCCAGACGGAATGGATTTTGACATAAAAGGTCAGCTTTTGGTTGCTAATCACGGTTCTTCCCACATTGAGGTTTATTCGCAAGGTGGCGGTGCAGAACCTGTGGCAAGAATCAAATGTCCTTTCGCCACTCCAAGCAATGTTCACTTTAAACCCGGGACAAAGACCTGTTACGTTACTGAACACGAGTTTAATGGAGTATGGTCCTTCGAATGGGAATGCGAAGGAATGCCAATGTACTGCGACAAGTAG